Sequence from the Marinobacter antarcticus genome:
GGGTTTCATGGATATCATGCTCGCGCCCACGGCCGGGTTCTATGATCCGGACAGCTATGTGGCCAACGCTATAGATGTTGCCCTGTTCGTACTTTTTCTCGGCGGCTTCCTTGGGGTGATGAACGCCACCGGAGCCATTGATACCGGCATACGCAGTGCCATGCGCCATCTTAAAGGCCATGAAATCTGGATGATCCCGATCTTGATGACCCTGTTTGCCATCGGCGGCACAACCTATGGTATGGCCGAGGAGACCTTGGCCTTCTATGCCATTTTGATCCCGGTAATGATGACCGCCGGATACGATGCTGTAACCGGGGTGGCCATTATTCTGATCGGGGCCGGTGTCGGCGTGCTGGGCTCCACCATTAACCCGTTTGCCACAGTCATCGCCGCCAATGCTGCCGATATCCCGTTTACCGATGGCATCGTCGTGCGCTTTATTCTGCTCATCGGCGGGCTACTGATCTGTGCGGCTTATGTGATGCGATACGCACTGCGCGTCAAAGCAGATCCGTCCCGCTCTGTTGTCGCTAAACAGTGGGATGCTCACCGCCGGCTCTTCCTCGGCAAGGCTGGCGAGGGTTTTGAAGACTCCACGCTCAACAGAACCCAGATTATCTCCCTGCTGATCTTCGCCGCAACCTTTGCCGTTATGATCTGGGGCGTATCGTCACAGGGTTGGTGGATGGCCCGCATGGGTGCACTGTTTTTTGGCTCGGCCATCGTAATTGGCCTTATTGCCCGCCTTGGCGAGAAAAAGCTTACCGGCAGTTTTGTTGATGGAGCGCGAGATCTCCTGGGCGTTGCGCTGGTGGTCGGGCTGGCCCGTGGCATTGTGGTTATCATGGATCAGGGCATGATTGCCGACACCATATTGCACAGCGCCGAAGGTTCCCTGGGCGGACTGCCCGAACTGGCATTTATCAACCTGATGTTCTGGATTGAAGTGGGCATGAGCTTCTTTGTGCCATCTTCATCAGGGTTGGCCGTTCTGTCCATGCCGATTCTGGCCCCGCTGGCAGACTTCGCCAATGTCGGGCGTGATCTGGTTGTAACCGCTTATCAGTCAGCTAACGGCTTGGTGAACCTGATCAACCCCACCTTTGCAGTGGTAGTCGGGGGGCTGGCAATTGGTCGTGTCTCCTATGATCGCTGGATCGCATTTATCTGGCCTTTGCTGTTGATTCTCACCATTTTCATTTCGGTGGTCATCAGCGCTGCGGCATTGCTTTGAAAGCCTTTCAAAGTAATGGTAACGCCATACAAATTGGAGATTGACCATGTCTGAAAAAACACTTGGAGTACATTCCGAAACCGGAACTCTGCGGCAAGTCATTGTTTGCCGCCCAGGCTTGGCACACCGCCGGCTAACACCGTCCAACTGTGACGCCCTGCTGTTTGACGACGTGTTCTGGGTGAAACAGGCGCAGAAAGATCACGATGTGTTTGCCAACGTGATGCGGGAGCGGGGGGTCGAGGTACTTGATGTCAACGAGTTGCTGGCCGAGACT
This genomic interval carries:
- a CDS encoding YfcC family protein translates to MNDQKNSPENPSDNSSDDPLNSSSDNSSGNPEQDLATRFPTAYTILFLLIIFVAALTWIIPAGQYDRAMNEEVGREVAVPGTYQVVDPNPQGFMDIMLAPTAGFYDPDSYVANAIDVALFVLFLGGFLGVMNATGAIDTGIRSAMRHLKGHEIWMIPILMTLFAIGGTTYGMAEETLAFYAILIPVMMTAGYDAVTGVAIILIGAGVGVLGSTINPFATVIAANAADIPFTDGIVVRFILLIGGLLICAAYVMRYALRVKADPSRSVVAKQWDAHRRLFLGKAGEGFEDSTLNRTQIISLLIFAATFAVMIWGVSSQGWWMARMGALFFGSAIVIGLIARLGEKKLTGSFVDGARDLLGVALVVGLARGIVVIMDQGMIADTILHSAEGSLGGLPELAFINLMFWIEVGMSFFVPSSSGLAVLSMPILAPLADFANVGRDLVVTAYQSANGLVNLINPTFAVVVGGLAIGRVSYDRWIAFIWPLLLILTIFISVVISAAALL